The following coding sequences lie in one Candidatus Spechtbacterales bacterium genomic window:
- a CDS encoding DUF5671 domain-containing protein has product MNNKDSQKMDSSPQVPSGTGPRDVFFQLLAMITLYMSAISFGTLLFQYINIYFPDPLTNYGSYSPARGALRFSLAMLVIVFPIFVWVSRVLKREVREVPEKGEMRVRKWLLSFTLFAAALLIIGDLIALVNRYLSGDLTVQFLLKVAVILLIAGLIFRYYLWQLRERGGADNSAMKWMEQAVIAIVGITVVAGFVLAGSPQSERLRRFDERKVNDLSSIQWQVVSFWQDKDRLPNDLSELKDSISGYSAPLDPQTGEMYEYSVLGELEFELCATFNSESSSNVGVYERYPTKLIPGREEFDNWAHGAGRVCFEREIDPELYSKDTSGIREIPL; this is encoded by the coding sequence ATGAATAATAAAGATTCTCAAAAAATGGACTCATCCCCGCAGGTTCCAAGCGGTACCGGTCCCCGGGATGTGTTTTTTCAGTTATTGGCAATGATAACGCTTTATATGAGCGCCATATCATTCGGTACGCTTCTTTTTCAGTATATTAATATTTACTTCCCCGACCCGCTTACCAACTACGGGTCATATTCTCCCGCGCGCGGAGCTTTGCGGTTTTCTTTAGCGATGTTAGTTATAGTTTTTCCGATTTTTGTCTGGGTAAGCAGGGTTTTAAAGCGTGAGGTTAGGGAGGTTCCTGAAAAAGGAGAGATGAGAGTAAGAAAGTGGCTTTTAAGTTTTACTCTTTTTGCGGCAGCGCTTCTTATTATCGGAGATCTCATAGCATTGGTAAATCGATATCTTTCCGGGGATTTGACTGTACAGTTTCTTTTAAAAGTAGCCGTAATTTTACTTATAGCCGGACTAATCTTCAGGTATTACTTGTGGCAGCTTAGAGAGCGCGGAGGCGCAGACAATAGTGCCATGAAGTGGATGGAGCAGGCAGTAATAGCTATTGTAGGAATTACTGTTGTAGCGGGCTTTGTATTGGCGGGCTCTCCGCAGTCCGAGCGTTTACGCCGTTTTGACGAGCGCAAGGTAAACGACCTAAGTTCAATACAGTGGCAGGTTGTTTCTTTTTGGCAGGATAAGGATAGATTGCCAAACGATTTAAGTGAACTTAAAGATTCTATTTCAGGATACAGCGCTCCACTTGACCCGCAGACCGGCGAAATGTATGAGTACAGCGTGTTGGGGGAACTGGAATTTGAGCTTTGCGCTACTTTCAACAGTGAAAGCTCTTCCAATGTGGGAGTTTACGAGAGATACCCCACAAAACTTATCCCGGGAAGGGAAGAGTTTGATAACTGGGCTCATGGCGCGGGGCGTGTATGTTTTGAGCGCGAAATAGACCCCGAGCTTTACAGCAAAGATACATCTGGCATAAGAGAGATACCTCTTTAG
- a CDS encoding ATP-binding cassette domain-containing protein, which yields MLIFQEVSKKYPKDVVALEGASFRIEEGEFVSLVGRSGAGKSTILRLLLREYQPSEGKIFFQGIDISTFHNSELPLYRRKVASVFQDFRLLPSKNVFENVAFAMEAAGRSTREIKEDVPQALGVVGLGGKEQRFPHELSGGEKQRVAMARALVQRPEVLAADEPTGNLDPIHTWEITNLLLKINKLGTAIILATHDEAVINSLKKRVITLHDGQIISDEKEGRYKIK from the coding sequence ATGTTAATTTTTCAGGAAGTATCAAAAAAATATCCTAAAGATGTTGTCGCGCTGGAAGGCGCTTCTTTCCGTATTGAAGAGGGGGAGTTCGTATCTCTTGTGGGTAGAAGCGGCGCCGGTAAAAGCACAATTTTGAGACTTTTACTTCGGGAATATCAGCCCAGTGAAGGCAAAATATTTTTTCAGGGAATAGATATAAGTACATTTCATAATTCCGAACTTCCTCTTTATCGCAGAAAGGTAGCCTCTGTATTTCAGGATTTCAGACTTCTGCCATCTAAGAATGTATTTGAGAATGTTGCCTTTGCCATGGAAGCTGCCGGACGTTCTACACGGGAAATAAAAGAAGACGTACCCCAAGCCTTGGGTGTAGTTGGCTTAGGCGGGAAAGAACAGCGTTTTCCACATGAACTTTCGGGCGGTGAAAAACAAAGAGTTGCAATGGCACGCGCTTTGGTGCAGCGCCCCGAAGTACTTGCCGCAGATGAGCCAACCGGAAATTTAGACCCGATACATACATGGGAAATTACAAACTTACTTCTTAAGATAAACAAGCTTGGCACGGCAATAATACTGGCAACACATGACGAGGCGGTAATAAACTCTTTAAAAAAGCGAGTTATAACCTTACATGATGGGCAGATAATAAGTGATGAAAAAGAGGGAAGATATAAGATAAAGTAG
- a CDS encoding permease-like cell division protein FtsX translates to MINFWRIVRNSWKNFYRNLWLSVATLFMMFTALAVVGGLFLFDASLNTFVAGLQDKVDVSVYFKQDAVEKDILAVKSQLENRNDVKEVRYVSQDDALDVFTNRHENNSVLLDSLNELDTNPLQASINIKVHDPDQFVTVVEFLENSSSANLVDSINFRENEKVISSISQISDNVTRAGFIFTIILGVLVVFVTFNTIRLAIYTARDEIHIMKLVGGSNWFVRTPFVVTGALYGLLSGLLVIGAFFGATRFAHSRLSLIFADIDLYGYLIQNTWTFVALIIGSGIAIGMTSSWMAVRRYLRI, encoded by the coding sequence ATGATTAATTTTTGGCGGATAGTCCGAAATAGTTGGAAAAATTTTTACAGGAATTTATGGTTATCTGTGGCCACGCTTTTTATGATGTTTACAGCCCTTGCTGTTGTTGGAGGGTTGTTTTTGTTTGACGCCTCTTTAAATACTTTTGTGGCAGGTCTTCAGGATAAGGTTGATGTCAGTGTTTACTTTAAACAAGACGCGGTAGAAAAAGATATACTTGCTGTAAAAAGCCAACTTGAAAACAGGAATGATGTAAAAGAGGTGCGTTATGTATCTCAGGACGATGCTCTTGATGTGTTTACGAATCGTCACGAGAATAACTCCGTACTTTTAGACTCCCTTAATGAATTAGACACCAATCCGCTTCAGGCCTCAATAAATATTAAAGTTCACGATCCGGATCAGTTTGTTACAGTTGTAGAGTTTCTCGAAAATTCATCTTCTGCCAATCTGGTGGACAGTATAAATTTCCGTGAGAATGAAAAAGTTATAAGCAGTATTAGCCAAATATCAGACAACGTAACGCGTGCGGGATTTATATTTACAATAATCCTGGGAGTTTTGGTTGTATTTGTTACATTTAATACAATACGTCTTGCAATTTACACAGCGCGGGACGAGATACATATAATGAAACTTGTCGGAGGTTCAAACTGGTTTGTACGCACACCCTTTGTTGTAACAGGCGCTCTGTACGGGCTTCTTTCAGGACTACTTGTAATTGGTGCGTTTTTTGGCGCCACAAGGTTTGCCCATTCCCGTTTGTCTCTTATTTTTGCTGATATAGATTTGTACGGCTATTTAATCCAAAACACATGGACATTTGTTGCACTTATAATAGGTTCGGGAATAGCTATTGGTATGACATCTTCCTGGATGGCCGTTCGCCGTTATCTTAGAATTTAA